The Pseudomonas chlororaphis subsp. piscium genome contains the following window.
CGCCAGCTTGTACTGTTCATCGGGCTTGGCTCCAGGCAAGGCTTGCGCTTGGGTTTCAGCTGGAGACTCCAGATTGAAGGCGTTCTCCAGCACCTCTTCCACCGGCACCGGGCGGAACGGGTTGACCTTCTGCACGAAGACCGTCCAGACCAGCGCATAGATCGCCGTCAGGCCGAGCATGCTGCCAAAGGGCACGTAGATGTCCCGCGGGTTCATCCCCGGCGGCGTGATGAACCACATGCCCAGGAGGATGCCGATGGACGAGACGATCTGCGGCAGCGGGAACCAGGGCGACTTGTAGGCCCGTGGCAAATCCGGGCGGCGGATGCGCAGCACCACCACCGACAGGGTCACCAGCAGGTAGGCGGTGCTCCAGGCACAGACCGCGGCCAGCACCAGGTGCATGATGTTGTCGGTGCTGCCGCCCAGCCACCAGGCGTGCAGGCAGGGAATCAGCACGGCCACAGCGATGCACAGCAGCGGCGTCTTGAAGCGCGGGTGCAGGTAAGTGAAGGCCTTGGGCAGCGCACCGTCCAGCGCCATGCCGTAGAGAATGCGCGGCAACCCGGCCATCAGCGTATTGATGGTCGCCGCCCCGGCGAACAGCAGGCCGACACCCAGCCAGATCCGCCCGTAGGGCCCCATCACCTGTTCGGCGAACTGCGGAATGGCCATGGGCGTATCCAGCAGGTGCACGCTGCCGTCCTCGCTCAGCGCAATGTTCGCCACCTGGCGCTTCATCGCCGCGCCGTAGATGAACATGCAGGTGGCCACCCCCACCAGGCCCAAGGCCATGGCCCGGGGAATGGTTTTCGCCGCCTTGCGCACCTCCGGCGTCAGCGGCGTGACGAACTCGCAGCCGACGAACATGAACATGGCCATGCCCACCAGCGAAAGAATGGTGGTCAGGTCGGTGCCGACCATCGACTCGCCGAACCAGCCGCTCAGTTCCACCGCCGGCGCCTTGAACACCCCGACCACGCCGAAGATGATCAGGGTGGTCCACATGCCGAAGGTCAGGATCACCTCGGCGCGGCTGAACGCGGTGATGCCCACGGCGTTCAGCAGGCCGAAGAAGATCACCAGCCCGACACCCACCAGCCAGGCGCTGCCGCTCTGTTCGAGCAGGGTGTTGAGGGACTCGAAGTTCACCAGGGCCATGACGCCGCTGAGGATGGTTTCCGCCGTGCCGGCGAACACATGCACGATCAGGTAGGCGGAAATGGTCCCGGTGATCGCGAAGAAGCGCCCCAGGCCGCAGGCCAGGTAGTCATACACCGAACCAGTGGTGGGAATCATGCAGGCCGCTTCGGCGAAAGTCGTCGATTGCGCAAGCATCATCAGCATGGCGATCAGCATGGCCGCGGCGAACGCGCCGCCACCGATGCCGAAGCCGGTGGTGGCGGTGAGGATCACCGGGCTGGCCATGATCAGGCCGACGGCGCTGGCCAGGGCCGTGGGAAAGCCGACCACGCCCTGGTTCAGGTGGCGGGTGAGTCTGTCGTTGAAAGACATGGTGCTAAACCTCGAAAGCATGGGTGATGTTGTTGTTTTAGGCATTTCAAGGGCACGCCAGGCGGGCGTGTTTTACCTGGCTGTCTGCGCAGCCTGGCCGGTTGTGTCCGACTGTAGCCGCTGCCGCAGGCTGCGATAAGGTCCGCAGGACCTTCAGCGACCTTAAGTACGCTACGGCCGTTCTCCGAACGCGGCCCGGGCCGATCGCAGCCTGCGGCAGCGGCTACAGGTCAGAACGCGATGCACACCGACTTGTTCTCGGTATACGCCTCGATCGCCGCATGGCCCATCTCACGACCGATGCCCGATTGCTTGTAGCCGCCAAACGGCATCGACGGGTCGAGCATGTTGTGGGTATTGACCCAGACCGTGCCGGCCTTGATCCGCGGGATCAGGTCCATGACCTTGGCCAGGTCGTTGGACCAGATGCTCGCCCCCAGCCCGTACTGATTGTCGTTGGCCAACGCCACCACCTCGTCGATATCGTCGAAAGGCGTGGCCACCACCACCGGGCCGAAGATTTCCTCGCGCACCACCTGCATGCCCGCGCGCACGTCGGCCAGTACCGTCGGGCGCACGTAGAAGCCCTGCTCGCCATAGGCGACCCCGCCGCACAGCACCCGGGCGCCGTCGGCCACGCCCTGACCGATCATATCCAGCACGCGCTTCTGCTGCTTGGC
Protein-coding sequences here:
- a CDS encoding APC family permease; amino-acid sequence: MSFNDRLTRHLNQGVVGFPTALASAVGLIMASPVILTATTGFGIGGGAFAAAMLIAMLMMLAQSTTFAEAACMIPTTGSVYDYLACGLGRFFAITGTISAYLIVHVFAGTAETILSGVMALVNFESLNTLLEQSGSAWLVGVGLVIFFGLLNAVGITAFSRAEVILTFGMWTTLIIFGVVGVFKAPAVELSGWFGESMVGTDLTTILSLVGMAMFMFVGCEFVTPLTPEVRKAAKTIPRAMALGLVGVATCMFIYGAAMKRQVANIALSEDGSVHLLDTPMAIPQFAEQVMGPYGRIWLGVGLLFAGAATINTLMAGLPRILYGMALDGALPKAFTYLHPRFKTPLLCIAVAVLIPCLHAWWLGGSTDNIMHLVLAAVCAWSTAYLLVTLSVVVLRIRRPDLPRAYKSPWFPLPQIVSSIGILLGMWFITPPGMNPRDIYVPFGSMLGLTAIYALVWTVFVQKVNPFRPVPVEEVLENAFNLESPAETQAQALPGAKPDEQYKLAAKPL